ACACGGAAATGGGTCAAAAAGTGTAAAACACGCGAAAGAAATTGCGTTTCGGATTCGACGCCGCTTGAATCAAGATGAAAATATAGATAAAGTTCCACCACCAGTACGCTTGGCTGATGAACGTTTGACGACGGTAGCGGCAACCACCGCGCTGCGCGCGTCCGGCGTGTCCGAAAAGAAGGGCAGAAAAATCATTGACCAAGCTGCAGCGGTGGAAATACTACAGTCCTGGCTGGATGGGCGTGCTAACGCGCTCCGCTCGGATGATGCAGTAGCCCAGCCTTCAAACTCAGGAGAC
This is a stretch of genomic DNA from Corynebacterium accolens. It encodes these proteins:
- the ruvX gene encoding Holliday junction resolvase RuvX; protein product: MAKVEPDSPGVDDPGEGRRLALDVGTVRIGVAASNREATLATPVETVPRKTGFKDRDQEDIDRILELIEAYSAVEVIVGLPRDLHGNGSKSVKHAKEIAFRIRRRLNQDENIDKVPPPVRLADERLTTVAATTALRASGVSEKKGRKIIDQAAAVEILQSWLDGRANALRSDDAVAQPSNSGD